A region from the Drosophila takahashii strain IR98-3 E-12201 chromosome 2L, DtakHiC1v2, whole genome shotgun sequence genome encodes:
- the Or24a gene encoding odorant receptor 24a, whose amino-acid sequence MLPRFLTASYPMEGHYFMVPKFALSLIGFYPEQKRTLLVKLWSFFNFFILTYGCYAEAYYGIHYIPINIATALDALCPVASSILSLVKMVAIWWYRDELKSLIERVRFLTEQQRSKRKLGYKMRFYTLATRLTFLLLCCGFCTSTSYSVRHLMDNILRRAHGKDWIYETPFKMIFPDPLLRLPLYPITYILVHWHGYITVVCFVGADGFFLGFCLYFTVLLLCLRDDVGDLLEVNNIENSPSKEQEARIVREMEKLVDRHNEVAELTERLSGVMVEITLAHFVTSSLIIGTSVVDILLFSGLGIIVYVVYTCAVGVEIFLYCLGGSHIMEACSDLARSTFASHWYGHSVRVQKMTLLMVARAQRVLTIKIPFFSPSLETLTSILRFTGSLIALAKSVI is encoded by the exons ATGTTACCTCGCTTCCTGACCGCCTCGTATCCGATGGAAGGGCATTATTTTATGGTGCCAAAGTTCGCATTATCGCTGATTGGTTTCTATCCGGAACAGAAGCGAACTTTATTGGTGAAACTCTGGAGTTTCTTCAACTTCTTCATCCTTACCTACGGCTGTTATGCCGAGGCTTACTACGGCATTCACTATATACCGATAAATATAGCCACTGCATTGGATGCCCTTTGTCCGGTGGCCTCGAGCATTTTGTCGCTGGTCAAAATGGTTGCCATTTGGTGGTATCGGGATGAACTGAAGAGTCTGATCGAGCGGGTAAGGTTCCTCACAGAACAGCAGAGATCGAAGAGAAAGCTGGGCTACAAGATGCGGTTTTATACGCTGGCCACTCGATTGACCTTCCTGCTGTTGTGCTGCGGATTTTGCACGAGTACCTCGTACTCCGTCAGGCATTTAATGGATAATATCCTGAGGCGGGCGCATGGGAAGGATTGGATCTATGAAACTCCTTTTAAAATGAT ATTTCCCGATCCTCTGTTGCGTCTGCCGCTATATCCCATCACCTATATTCTGGTGCATTGGCATGGTTATATCACAGTGGTTTGTTTTGTCGGTGCCGATGGTTTCTTCCTtggattttgtttatattttactgTTTTATTACTCTGTCTGCGGGATGATGTTGGTGATTTATTAGAGGTGAATAATATCGAAAACAGTCCCTCCAAAGAGCAGGAAGCTCGGATAGTTCGGGAAATGGAGAAACTGGTGGATCGACACAACGAGGTGGCCGAACTTACCGAGAGATTATCGGGTGTTATGGTGGAAATAACACTGGCTCATTTTGTCACCTCCAGTTTGATTATTGGCACCAGTGTGGTGGATATTTTGttg TTTTCTGGCCTGGGAATCATTGTTTATGTGGTCTACACTTGTGCGGTGGGCGTGGAAATCTTTCTATATTGCCTAGGAGGCTCTCATATCATGGAAgcg TGTTCCGATCTAGCTCGCTCCACATTTGCCAGCCACTGGTATGGACACAGTGTTCGCGTCCAAAAGATGACACTTTTGATGGTTGCACGTGCTCAGCGAGTTCTCACTATAAAAATTCCTTTCTTTTCTCCATCTTTGGAAACACTAACCTCG ATATTACGCTTTACGGGATCTTTAATTGCCTTGGCAAAGTCAGTCATATAA
- the LOC108069478 gene encoding uncharacterized protein has protein sequence MIKLQNVYKTGSGKNSCNSSRREILAWVNETLDTTFMELDDLRSGVEYCQLLHKLRPTAINLRKVIVNTLAQHEHILNMKLLQKSLWNQGVEKQIPILRLVSGACRESLEFGQWFKAFYQRNYVQLKEETETKDPSICDTYSIVSLECLQELRSCFRSSGKHTRKFRSCECKRHSNAVKKNSEERGKYSKRKTKIPYHRKDHRKESAFSRFRRTELFGFMKSTVKVNYSRLKNLNYFGIAHSVYRLLGDADKNKVGKKHIYSKLGEIKIKLNSEDQKVFSRAFDKKCMIMKSIFVCDCYIKRKWRARTRPRINIEGCNIPEFCNSKPIDLTDQQQCPLLFLPLNSETKPTLLIKDSGIDLVSQESSVDDDVSVSIPLENLLDEKNLQKETQLAREVPEEDKAIELSDIDSAFEEVQKWHEHLPEIVARKILTTSCDTEEIDFFFEPIDIPSLTYDDSSSNFVTSPKIENTNLATFPDTEDIELFLGPIDIPPPTCNECSLNRKTSPETDNNLTNSLDTENIELFWNPIDTLPSTDDDSSSNWLSVCINYPPLRIGEDECVFSVQFNRQKKDKNVRLQEEQAKPKFNMVTKPKKIKKLRTRNKRRNRESKIQSIQKLLESNRKCLPSQSENKKDGEEANPDIEKDILFDTQLLERREPLTIMKPGNPDHISPKNVSTRESHIASIPQRISKNRNMMKTKKPARYLCLKKNSSYPQSQVNAKDLKYLDETITGYERLQEEIYFFKSRLLDLNFRYQKATNLHQGNVENVLQKRDFFTISNFSGKLWGEKFSKKRLRKCHFRACNGSIQKLKNFKSKIKPLEYWIRQGKIPTLPISTNKKEINVDKEIAMIIDSVGIKLEVLRTIQKNYSKRSQKEV, from the coding sequence ATGATTAAGCtgcaaaatgtatataaaacgGGATCAGGCAAAAACTCGTGCAATTCGTCGCGACGAGAGATCCTGGCTTGGGTAAATGAAACTTTGGATACCACTTTCATGGAATTGGATGACCTGAGGTCCGGTGTGGAATACTGTCAGTTGCTCCACAAACTCCGACCAACCGCCATTAACTTGAGAAAGGTCATAGTAAACACGTTGGCCCAACATGAACATATTCTCAATATGAAGCTGCTGCAGAAGAGTCTCTGGAATCAGGGTGTTGAGAAGCAAATACCGATTCTTCGACTGGTTTCTGGTGCTTGCCGCGAGAGCCTGGAGTTTGGTCAATGGTTTAAGGCGTTTTATCAGCGTAATTATGTCCAGCTTAAAGAGGAAACGGAAACAAAAGATCCTAGTATTTGCGATACATATTCAATTGTTAGCTTGGAATGTTTACAGGAGCTTAGAAGCTGTTTCAGAAGCTCAGGAAAGCACACGAGAAAATTCCGATCATGTGAGTGCAAAAGACATTCGAATGCAGTCAAGAAAAATTCCGAAGAAAGGGGAAAGTATTCGAAAAGGAAAACGAAGATCCCTTACCATCGTAAGGATCATCGAAAGGAATCTGCTTTTTCACGTTTCCGTCGAACGgaattatttggttttatgaAGTCTACAGTAAAGGTAAACTACTCGCGTCTGAAGAACCTCAACTATTTCGGAATAGCCCACTCGGTTTATCGCCTGCTAGGCGACGCAGACAAAAACAAAGTGGGTAAAAAGCATATATATTCAAAGTTAGGCGAAATTAagataaaattaaactcggaagatcaaaaagttttcagTCGCGCCTTTGACAAGAAGTGCATGATCATGAAATCGATTTTTGTCTGCGATTGCTATATCAAAAGGAAGTGGAGGGCAAGAACCAGACCTAGAATAAATATAGAGGGATGCAACATTCCAGAGTTTTGCAACTCAAAGCCGATTGATCTAACAGATCAGCAACAATGTCCTTTATTATTTCTCCCTTTAAACTCAGAAACCAAACCAACTCTGCTGATCAAGGATTCCGGCATAGACCTTGTCTCACAAGAATCATCTGTGGATGATGATGTAAGTGTGAGCATTCCTTTGGAAAATCTTTTGGACGAGAAAAATCTGCAAAAAGAAACCCAATTGGCCCGAGAAGTGCCTGAAGAAGATAAAGCAATTGAATTATCAGATATAGATTCAGCCTTTGAAGAAGTTCAAAAATGGCATGAACACTTACCTGAAATTGTAGCTAGAAAAATTCTGACAACTTCCTGCGATACGGaagaaatagattttttttttgaaccaATTGATATTCCTTCCCTAACGTATGATGACAGCTCGTCGAACTTTGTAACTTCACCTAAAATTGAAAACACTAATCTGGCGACTTTCCCTGATACTGAAGATATCGAACTGTTTTTAGGACCAATTGATATTCCTCCTCCAACGTGTAATGAATGCTCTTTGAACCGTAAAACTTCACCTGAAACTGATAATAATCTGACCAATTCCCTTGATACTGAAAATAtagaattgttttggaatccAATTGATACTCTACCTTCAACAGATGATGACAGCTCATCGAACTGGCTTAGTGTTTGCATTAATTATCCTCCATTGAGGATTGGGGAAGACGAATGCGTTTTTTCTGTACAGTTTAACAgacaaaaaaaagataaaaatgtgAGACTTCAGGAAGAGCAAGCTAAGCCGAAATTTAACATGGTAACtaaacctaaaaaaataaagaaactaCGTACGCGTAATAAACGAAGGAATCGGGAATCGAAGATACAATCTATCCAAAAATTATTGGAGTCTAATCGGAAATGCCTTCCTTCACAATCGGAAAATAAGAAAGATGGGGAAGAGGCTAATCCAGACATtgaaaaagatattttatttgacaCTCAACTTTTGGAACGCAGGGAACCTTTGACAATCATGAAGCCAGGCAACCCTGATCATATCTCACCTAAAAACGTATCTACCAGAGAAAGTCATATAGCTTCAATTCCTCaaagaatttccaaaaatcgaaatatgATGAAGACTAAAAAACCTGCACGATATTTATGTCTAAAGAAAAATTCTTCTTACCCCCAAAGTCAGGTAAACGCAAAGGATTTAAAGTACTTGGATGAGACAATCACTGGTTACGAAAGGTTACAggaggaaatatatttttttaaatcaaggcTACTAGACCTTAATTTTCGATACCAAAAAGCCACGAATCTCCACCAAGGCAATGTGGAAAATGTTTTGCAAAAAAGGGATTTCTTCactatttcaaatttttccgGAAAGCTTTGGGGTGAAAAATTTAGCAAGAAGAGACTTAGGAAATGTCATTTTCGCGCTTGCAATGGGAGTATTcagaaacttaaaaatttcaagAGTAAAATTAAGCCCCTGGAATATTGGATCAGGCAGGGAAAAATACCAACTCTGCCGATATCGACCAATAAAAAAGAGATAAATGTCGATAAGGAAATTGCTATGATAATTGATAGTGTCGGTATTAAGCTCGAAGTACTACGAAcaattcagaaaaattattcaaaaagaTCACAGAAAGAAGtataa